A part of Salvelinus alpinus chromosome 23, SLU_Salpinus.1, whole genome shotgun sequence genomic DNA contains:
- the LOC139550177 gene encoding myb/SANT-like DNA-binding domain-containing protein 4 isoform X1: MATRAAYFSPSEAQILMEAYEEVKDIIKKKGNTATVIKQREKAWQSIADRLNALNMNGPKRTWQQVKIKYKNILQNAVKKNTHRQGTGGGSPKADLTPAEDMALELNKGRPVLEGIPGGKETSIGSSQDATRFIQVSGSTVFLLEPPAQAPDDADPGEGPSAAATAHDGDDDEEETISLDSRRHEDPDAIQWENQPGNISSQAIRKLYGNHLRRQIELADIDIQYKKKKMENLALESEIKKRTIRKLDLEIKKLERELQEEDTAQNKN; this comes from the exons atggcaactagagccgcgtacttttccccgtcggaagcacaaatcctcatggaggcatacgaggaggtaaaagatataattaagaagaaaggcaacaccgccacagtgataaagcaaagagaaaaagcgtggcaaagtattgcagaccgcctgaatgc attaaacatgaacgggccaaaacggacatggcagcaggtcaaaatcaaatacaagaacattctgcagaatg cagtgaaaaagaatacccacagacaaggcacgggtggtgggtcaccaaaggctgaccttaccccagcagaggacatggccttggagctaaataaaggcaggcccgtcttagaggggatccctggggggaaagagacgagcataggttcctcccaagatgccacccgcttcattcaag tgtctggcagcactgtgttcctgttagagccaccagcacaagcaccagacgatgctgatcca ggtgaaggccccagtgcagcagcaacagcacatgatggagacgatgatgaggaggagaccatctctctggattccagaaggcatgag gacccagatgctatacagtgggaaaaccagcctggcaacata agctcacaagctatcagaaagttgtatggcaaccacctccggcgccaaatagaactggcagacatagacattcagtacaagaagaaaaagatggaaaatcttgcactggagtccgaaataaaaaagaggacaattaggaaactggaccttgaaataaaaaaacttgagagggag ctccaagaagaggacacagctcaaaataaaaattag
- the LOC139550177 gene encoding uncharacterized protein isoform X2 → MATRAAYFSPSEAQILMEAYEEVKDIIKKKGNTATVIKQREKAWQSIADRLNALNMNGPKRTWQQVKIKYKNILQNAVKKNTHRQGTGGGSPKADLTPAEDMALELNKGRPVLEGIPGGKETSIGSSQDATRFIQVSGSTVFLLEPPAQAPDDADPSSQAIRKLYGNHLRRQIELADIDIQYKKKKMENLALESEIKKRTIRKLDLEIKKLEREVRYAFNVHCMLTVTQMY, encoded by the exons atggcaactagagccgcgtacttttccccgtcggaagcacaaatcctcatggaggcatacgaggaggtaaaagatataattaagaagaaaggcaacaccgccacagtgataaagcaaagagaaaaagcgtggcaaagtattgcagaccgcctgaatgc attaaacatgaacgggccaaaacggacatggcagcaggtcaaaatcaaatacaagaacattctgcagaatg cagtgaaaaagaatacccacagacaaggcacgggtggtgggtcaccaaaggctgaccttaccccagcagaggacatggccttggagctaaataaaggcaggcccgtcttagaggggatccctggggggaaagagacgagcataggttcctcccaagatgccacccgcttcattcaag tgtctggcagcactgtgttcctgttagagccaccagcacaagcaccagacgatgctgatcca agctcacaagctatcagaaagttgtatggcaaccacctccggcgccaaatagaactggcagacatagacattcagtacaagaagaaaaagatggaaaatcttgcactggagtccgaaataaaaaagaggacaattaggaaactggaccttgaaataaaaaaacttgagagggaggtgagatatgccttcaatgtacactgtatgctaactgtaacacaaatgtattaa